Below is a genomic region from Streptomyces roseoviridis.
CAAGCAGGTCACCCGCCGGATCGTCTTCCTGGAGTCCTCCGACGAGGCCCTGGTCCGGCGCTTCGAGTCGGTCCGCCGGCCCCACCCCCTCCAGGGCGACGGCCGCATCGTCGACGGCATCGCCGCCGAGCGCGACCTGCTGCGCGAGCTGCGCGGCGACGCCGACCTGGTGATCGACACCTCCAGCCTCAACGTGCACGAACTGCGCGCCAAGATGGACGCCCAGTTCGCCGGCGACGAGGAGCCCGAGCTCCGCGCCACCGTGATGTCCTTCGGCTTCAAGTACGGCCTGCCGGTCGACGCCGACCTCGTCGTCGACATGCGCTTCCTGCCCAACCCGCACTGGGTCCCCGAGCTGCGCCCCTTCACCGGCCTCAACGAGGAGGTCGCCGCCTACGTCTACAACCAGCCCGGTGCCAAGGAGTTCCTGGACCGCTACACCGAGCTGCTCCAGCTGATCGCCGCCGGCTACCGCCGCGAGGGCAAGCGGTACGTGACCATCGCCGTCGGCTGCACCGGCGGCAAGCACCGCTCCGTGGCCACCGCCGAGAAGCTGGCCGCCCGGCTCGCCTCCGAGGGCGTGGAGACCGTCGTCGTCCACCGTGACATGGGGCGCGAGTGAAGCCGTACCGCCGGCGCACGTCCACCCTCTCAGTGCGGCGTACGCTCCGCAGGCGCGGCGCCCAGCCCAAGGTCGTCGCGCTGGGCGGCGGCATGGGCCTGTCGGCCTCCCTCGCCGCCCTGCGCCGCATCACCGGCGACCTGACCGCCGTGGTCACCGTCGCCGACGACGGGGGCTCCAGCGGCCGGCTCCGCGAGGAGCTCGGCGTGCTGCCCCCCGGAGACCTCCGCAAGGCCCTCGCCGCGCTCTGCGGCGACGACGACTGGGGCCAGACCTGGGCCAGGGTGATCCAGCACCGCTTCCAGTCCCGGGGCGAGATGCACGGCCACGCGGTCGGCAACCTGCTGATCGTCGCGCTGTGGGAGCAGCTCGGCGGCGACCCCGTGCAGGCCCTGGACCTGGTCGGCAAGCTGCTCGGCGCGCACGGCCGGGTGCTGCCCATGTCCGCCGTGCCGCTGGAGCTCCAGGCCCTGGTCAAGGGCCACGACCCGGCCCGACCGGACGACGTGGACACCGTCCGCGGCCAGGCCACCGTGGCGCTCACCCCCGGCGAGGTGCAGTCCGTGCACCTGGTGCCGCACGACCCGCCGGCCGTGCCCGAGGCGGTCGCCGCCGTCCTCGACGCGGACTGGGTGGTGCTCGGTCCGGGCTCCTGGTTCTCCTCCGTCATCCCGCACCTGCTGGTGCCCGAGCTCCTCGACGCCCTCGTGGAGACGAAGGCCCGCCGGGTGCTCTCACTGAACCTCGCGCCGCAGCCCGGAGAAACCGAGGGCTTCTCCCCGCAGCGTCATTTGGAGGTTTTGGCACGACACGCCCCTAAACTCGCCCTGGACGTGGTGCTGGCCGACGAGGCCGCCGTGCCCGACGCGTCAGCGAGAGAACCCCTCGCCGAAGCCGCCAAGCGGCTCGGCGCCGCGGTCGAGCTGGCGCCGGTGGCCCGGCCCGACGGCGCTCCGAAGCACGATCCGGAGCTGTTGGCCGCCGCGTACGACCGTATTTTTCGGATGCATGGAAGGATCGGCCCATGGCGATGACGGCAGCGGTGAAGGACGAGATCTCCCGGCTCCCCGTCACCCGGACCTGCTGCAGGAAGGCCGAGGTCTCGTCGATCCTGCGGTTCGCGGGCGGGCTGCACCTGGTGAGCGGCCGGATCGTGATCGAGGCGGAGCTGGACACCGCGATGGCGGCGCGCCGGCTCAAGCGGGACGTCCTGGAGATCTTCGGGCACAGCTCGGAGCTGATCGTGATGGCCCCCGGCGGGCTGCGCCGCGGCTCGCGCTTCGTCGTGCGGGTGGTCGCGGGCGGCGACCAGCTGGCCCGCCAGACCGGGCTCGTGGACGGCCGCGGCCGCCCCATCCGGGGCCTGCCCCCGCAGGTGGTCTCCGGGGCCACCTGTGACGCCGAGGCGGCCTGGCGCGGCGCCTTCCTCGCGCACGGCTCGCTGACCGAGCCGGGCCGCTCCTCCTCCCTGGAGGTCACCTGCCCCGGGCCCGAGGCCGCGCTCGCCCTGGTCGGCGCCGCCCGCCGGCTCTCCATCGCCGCGAAGGCCCGCGAGGTCCGCGGCGTGGACCGGGTCGTCGTCCGCGACGGCGACGCCATCGGCGCCCTGCTGACCCGGCTCGGCGCGCACGAGTCGGTGCTGGCCTGGGAGGAGCGGCGGATGCGCCGCGAGGTCCGCGCCACCGCCAACCGCCTGGCCAACTTCGACGACGCCAACCTGCGCCGCTCGGCCCGGGCGGCGGTCGCCGCGGGCGCCCGGGTGCAGCGGGCCCTGGAGATCCTCGGCGAGGAGGTCCCCGAGCACCTCGCCGCCGCCGGCCGGCTGCGCATGGAGCACAAGCAGGCGTCCCTGGAGGAGCTGGGCGCCCTCGCCGACCCGCCGCTCACCAAGGACGCGGTGGCCGGCCGGATCCGCCGGCTGCTCGCCATGGCCGACAAGCGGGCCCAGGACCTGGGCATCCCCGGGACCGAGTCGAACCTGACGGAGGAGCTCGACGACAGCCTCGTCGGCTGACCCTCCCCGCGCCCCGGGCGGACGCGACCGCAGAAGCCCCTGGTCGGCCCAACTCACCGCTGCCGGTGCCTTTCTGAGGCATCGGCAGCATCTTCGCCGACGCGCGGGACGCACCCTTGACGCGCCCGCGAACCCCCACGAGCCTGGCGTCCGTCCACTTCCGTGGCAGACAACAGCAAGGGGGGCTCATGAGACGCAGAGCGAGATCGGTCCTCGCCGCGGCTTCACTGCTGATCGCCGCTCTGGCGGCGGCACCCGTCGCCGGAGCACAGCCCGGCCCGGCCGACGAAGACCTCGAACACCTCTCCGTGTGGCGCGCGAAGGTCACCAAGGAGCAGGTGCCGCTCCTCCTCGACGCCGGCACCGACGCCCACGAGCTCACCGAGCAGGTGCCCGCCCGGGGCACCGCCACCCTGGAGCTCCACCTCACCGCCGAGCAGGCCGGAGCGCTGCGCCGGCAGGGCGTCGAGCTCACCGTCCACACGCTCTCCGGACCCGCCGAGAAGCGGGTCGCCCGCGCCGGGGACGGCGTCTTCCGCCCGTACGGCGGCGAGAACGGCCTCAAGCAGGAGATCCTGGACACCGCCCGCGCCCACCCGGGGCTCACCAAGGTCGTCTCCATCGGCAGGACCGTCAGGGGCCAGGACATCCTCGCCCTCAAGCTCAGCAAGGACGCGAGGAGGACCAAGGACGGCAGCAGGCCCGCCACGCTCTACCTGTCGAACCAGCACGCCCGCGAGTGGATCACCCCCGAGATGACCCGGCGGCTGCTCCACCACTACCTCGACGGCTACGGCAGCGACCCGCGGATCACCAGGATCGTCGACACCACCGAGCTGTGGTTCGTGCTTTCCGCCAACCCCGACGGCTACGACTTCACTCACGCGGACCCCGCGAACCGCCAGTGGCGCAAGAACCTCCGCGACAACGACGGCGACGGCCGGGTCCGGCCCGGCGACGGCGTCGACCTCAACCGCAACTTCGCCTACAAGTGGGGCCACGACGACGAGGGCTCGTCCCCCGACCCGGCCGACGAGACCTACCGCGGGCCCGGACCCATGTCCGAGCCCGAGACCCGAGCCCTGGACGCCTTCCAGAAGCGCATCGGCTTCCAGTACGGCATCAACTACCACTCCGCCGCCCAGCTGATCCTCTACGGGGTCGGCTGGCAGGTCGCCACCGACACCCCCGACGACGTGGCCCTGAAGTCCCTCGCCGGCACCCCGCAGAACCCCGCGGTCCCCGGCTACCGGCCGCAGGTCTCCTCCGAGCTCTACACCACCAACGGCGAGGCGGACGGACACGCCGCCAACGTCAACGGCATGCAGATGTTCACCCCCGAGATGTCCACCTGCGCCACCGCCTCCCGGGTCGACCCCAACGACGCCTGGGACCCGGCCGACTGCGCCTCCGTCTTCACCTTCCCCGACGACGAGAAGCTGATCCAGGCCGAGTTCGCGAAGAACGTCCCGTTCGCGCTCGCCGTCGCCGAGTCCTCCGCCCACCCGGACCGGCCGGTCTCCCCGGTCGGCGCCCCCGCCCCCGACTTCACCCCGGACACCTTCACCACCTCCTACGCGGCCCGGGGCGCCGCCCAGGAGGTCTCCGTCACCGCCCGTGCCTCGCTGCGCGGCAAGACCCTGAACTACCGGATCAACGGCGGCCGCACCCACCGCGCGGGCCTGGAGCCCTGGAAGGGCGGCGAGACCTACGGCGGCGAGGACAACCTCTACTTCGACGAGTACCGCGCCGAGGTCGAGGGCGCGCGGCCCGGCGACAGGGTCGAGGTCTGGTACACCGCCCGCACCCGCGAGGGCCGGGCGACCGCGTCCGCCCCCTTCACGTACACCGTGGCCGAGCGGCCCCGCGCCGACGTCCTGGTCCTCGCCGACGAGGGCGGCACCGCCGCCGCGCGTCACACCGGCACCTACGTGCGGGCGCTCGCCGCGAACGGCCGCCGGGCCGCCGTCTGGGACGTCGCCGCCCAGGGCGCCCCGCACCCCCTCGGCGTCCTCGGCCACTTCGGGGCCGTCGTCTGGTACACCGGCGCCGAGCAGCCGTCCGGGGCCACCCTGCTCGCCGTCCGGGACTACCTGAACGAGGGCGGCAAGCTGGTCAACGCGGGCGAGAAGTCCGGCGGGTCCGCCCGGCTCGGCCGTGCCCAGTCCGACGACTTCGCCCAGTACTACCTCGGCGCCTACCGACGGGCCGGCCTCCAGGCCCCGCCGTCCTTCGCCGGGACCGGTCGCCTCGGCG
It encodes:
- the rapZ gene encoding RNase adapter RapZ: MTTHEQHHEHEDGAPDMDTGTTEPVADTNGDAPIPELVIISGMSGAGRSTAAKCLEDLGWFVVDNLPPALIPTMVELGARSQGNVARIAVVVDVRGRQFFDNLKDSLADLDAKQVTRRIVFLESSDEALVRRFESVRRPHPLQGDGRIVDGIAAERDLLRELRGDADLVIDTSSLNVHELRAKMDAQFAGDEEPELRATVMSFGFKYGLPVDADLVVDMRFLPNPHWVPELRPFTGLNEEVAAYVYNQPGAKEFLDRYTELLQLIAAGYRREGKRYVTIAVGCTGGKHRSVATAEKLAARLASEGVETVVVHRDMGRE
- a CDS encoding uridine diphosphate-N-acetylglucosamine-binding protein YvcK, which encodes MKPYRRRTSTLSVRRTLRRRGAQPKVVALGGGMGLSASLAALRRITGDLTAVVTVADDGGSSGRLREELGVLPPGDLRKALAALCGDDDWGQTWARVIQHRFQSRGEMHGHAVGNLLIVALWEQLGGDPVQALDLVGKLLGAHGRVLPMSAVPLELQALVKGHDPARPDDVDTVRGQATVALTPGEVQSVHLVPHDPPAVPEAVAAVLDADWVVLGPGSWFSSVIPHLLVPELLDALVETKARRVLSLNLAPQPGETEGFSPQRHLEVLARHAPKLALDVVLADEAAVPDASAREPLAEAAKRLGAAVELAPVARPDGAPKHDPELLAAAYDRIFRMHGRIGPWR
- the whiA gene encoding DNA-binding protein WhiA, whose product is MAMTAAVKDEISRLPVTRTCCRKAEVSSILRFAGGLHLVSGRIVIEAELDTAMAARRLKRDVLEIFGHSSELIVMAPGGLRRGSRFVVRVVAGGDQLARQTGLVDGRGRPIRGLPPQVVSGATCDAEAAWRGAFLAHGSLTEPGRSSSLEVTCPGPEAALALVGAARRLSIAAKAREVRGVDRVVVRDGDAIGALLTRLGAHESVLAWEERRMRREVRATANRLANFDDANLRRSARAAVAAGARVQRALEILGEEVPEHLAAAGRLRMEHKQASLEELGALADPPLTKDAVAGRIRRLLAMADKRAQDLGIPGTESNLTEELDDSLVG
- a CDS encoding M14 family metallopeptidase is translated as MRRRARSVLAAASLLIAALAAAPVAGAQPGPADEDLEHLSVWRAKVTKEQVPLLLDAGTDAHELTEQVPARGTATLELHLTAEQAGALRRQGVELTVHTLSGPAEKRVARAGDGVFRPYGGENGLKQEILDTARAHPGLTKVVSIGRTVRGQDILALKLSKDARRTKDGSRPATLYLSNQHAREWITPEMTRRLLHHYLDGYGSDPRITRIVDTTELWFVLSANPDGYDFTHADPANRQWRKNLRDNDGDGRVRPGDGVDLNRNFAYKWGHDDEGSSPDPADETYRGPGPMSEPETRALDAFQKRIGFQYGINYHSAAQLILYGVGWQVATDTPDDVALKSLAGTPQNPAVPGYRPQVSSELYTTNGEADGHAANVNGMQMFTPEMSTCATASRVDPNDAWDPADCASVFTFPDDEKLIQAEFAKNVPFALAVAESSAHPDRPVSPVGAPAPDFTPDTFTTSYAARGAAQEVSVTARASLRGKTLNYRINGGRTHRAGLEPWKGGETYGGEDNLYFDEYRAEVEGARPGDRVEVWYTARTREGRATASAPFTYTVAERPRADVLVLADEGGTAAARHTGTYVRALAANGRRAAVWDVAAQGAPHPLGVLGHFGAVVWYTGAEQPSGATLLAVRDYLNEGGKLVNAGEKSGGSARLGRAQSDDFAQYYLGAYRRAGLQAPPSFAGTGRLGGAAGGLGPAADNPLDHAGTFTVTSETLTPDRFPHFASSAAAGGYPGVRTPFEPYEGSRFAALRHTDGAWARLGRTVDLTGVAAAARPTLTFQVSHDTEPGYDHLIVEARAEGQDDWTTLPDANGGTSAEPPADCGEGYYVRQHPFLAHYLTVGQDGCAATGTTGAWHSFTGPSNGWRQASVDLGGYAGRRVELAISYVSDPGSGGTGAFVDDLRLTAGAVTEAEGFENGTGAWTASGPPAGSPANSTRWTVSEALFHSHAAVTTRDTVLLGFGLEHVPNATERAALLGKALSSLRR